Proteins from a single region of Flavobacterium sp. YJ01:
- a CDS encoding protease complex subunit PrcB family protein — MKKLMLGLFVAFGISACSLGDDTKYADCGANTLVEFTGFPLLCNYSVKTPPPTAAVTVVGSQTKMDDLFSKHANSCNVSSDPNIDFTKEYLVGVFAGPKPTTGYSLKITSIVENSCQVIVNYYEKAPGANENVSQTPTSPFDVVLIPKTSKPFIFFKTDESPNNIIVGSYSNQCTGADCQKFFQINDYNTLKFLNVAAGQYDFNQYKYVPTIKKGEYTLLLKDVPAEILALKGQTKTYGTPNESAQGGVYFELNQNAVITRVYIDNADTADQSAAIKAFKKIIQDKITSLK; from the coding sequence ATGAAAAAATTAATGCTTGGCTTATTTGTAGCCTTCGGAATTAGTGCTTGTTCTCTAGGAGATGATACTAAATATGCAGATTGCGGTGCTAATACACTTGTAGAATTTACTGGATTTCCTTTATTGTGTAACTATAGTGTAAAAACACCTCCGCCTACAGCCGCGGTAACTGTAGTTGGTTCTCAGACAAAAATGGATGATTTATTTTCAAAACACGCAAATAGCTGTAATGTTTCAAGCGATCCAAATATTGATTTTACAAAAGAATATTTAGTTGGAGTTTTTGCAGGACCAAAACCTACTACAGGTTATTCTTTAAAAATTACATCAATAGTAGAAAATAGTTGCCAAGTCATTGTGAATTATTACGAGAAAGCGCCTGGAGCTAATGAAAATGTTTCACAAACACCAACTAGTCCGTTTGATGTTGTTTTAATTCCAAAAACATCAAAACCATTTATTTTCTTTAAAACAGATGAAAGTCCAAATAATATAATTGTGGGAAGTTACTCAAATCAATGTACTGGTGCAGATTGTCAAAAATTCTTCCAAATCAATGATTACAATACTCTAAAATTCTTAAATGTTGCCGCTGGACAATACGATTTTAACCAATACAAATATGTTCCAACTATTAAAAAAGGAGAATATACTTTATTGTTAAAAGATGTTCCAGCAGAGATTTTAGCTCTTAAAGGACAAACTAAGACATATGGAACTCCAAATGAATCTGCTCAAGGCGGTGTTTATTTTGAATTGAACCAAAACGCAGTTATTACGAGAGTTTATATTGACAACGCTGATACTGCAGATCAAAGTGCTGCTATTAAAGCTTTCAAAAAAATAATCCAAGATAAAATTACTAGCTTAAAATAA
- the rmuC gene encoding DNA recombination protein RmuC, whose translation MLDYLPFLVGFIIALFIGMYVGKLLSASKNQSEKAISEERLQALNNHLQMLKEQFENEKNNFQKQLQFNNTEKENIRTEKDSLAIQLSKKEVDFENLWERHKEQKNEINELQEKFTKEFENLANKILEEKSAKFTEQNSENMKNILLPLQDKIHIFEQKVDQTHKESIDYHAALRQQIIGLSEMNAQMSKETLNLTKALKGDTKMQGNWGELVLERVLEKSGLEKGREYEVQQSFTNAEGNRVFPDVVINLPDGKKMIVDSKVSLVAYEKWVNEESELLKIELLKEHVISIKRHLEQLGNKNYHDLYQIESPDFVLLFIPMEPAFAIALNEDPTLYTKAFDRNIVIVTPSTLLATLRTIDSMWTNQKQQENAFEIARQAGALYDKFEGFVSDLVRIGNKIKDTKTEYESAMNKLVDGKGNLISSVERLKKMGAKAKKSLPENIIARALNSDENELLN comes from the coding sequence ATGTTAGATTATCTACCGTTTTTAGTGGGTTTTATAATTGCATTATTCATCGGAATGTACGTAGGAAAGTTGCTTTCTGCGTCTAAAAACCAATCAGAAAAGGCAATTTCTGAAGAAAGATTACAGGCATTAAACAATCATTTGCAAATGCTAAAAGAGCAATTTGAGAATGAAAAAAATAATTTTCAGAAACAATTGCAATTTAATAATACTGAGAAAGAAAACATTAGAACAGAAAAAGATAGTTTGGCGATTCAGCTTTCTAAAAAAGAAGTTGATTTTGAAAATTTATGGGAAAGACATAAAGAACAAAAAAACGAAATCAACGAACTTCAAGAAAAATTTACCAAAGAATTTGAAAATTTAGCCAACAAAATTCTCGAAGAAAAATCGGCAAAATTTACCGAACAAAACAGCGAGAATATGAAGAATATTCTGTTGCCACTTCAAGATAAAATTCACATTTTTGAACAAAAAGTCGATCAAACTCATAAAGAAAGTATCGATTATCACGCGGCGCTTCGCCAACAGATTATCGGTTTAAGCGAAATGAACGCTCAAATGAGTAAAGAAACTTTAAACCTTACCAAAGCATTAAAAGGCGATACCAAAATGCAAGGAAATTGGGGCGAATTGGTTCTGGAGCGTGTTCTAGAAAAATCGGGTTTAGAAAAAGGAAGAGAATACGAAGTACAGCAAAGTTTTACCAATGCCGAAGGAAATCGCGTTTTTCCAGATGTTGTCATCAATCTTCCAGATGGCAAGAAAATGATTGTAGATTCGAAAGTTTCTCTTGTTGCGTATGAAAAATGGGTAAATGAGGAATCTGAATTATTAAAAATAGAATTACTCAAAGAACACGTAATTTCTATAAAAAGACATTTAGAACAGCTTGGAAATAAAAATTATCACGATTTATATCAAATAGAAAGTCCCGATTTTGTTCTGCTTTTTATTCCGATGGAACCTGCGTTTGCCATTGCTTTAAATGAAGATCCCACTTTATACACAAAAGCTTTCGATAGAAATATTGTAATCGTTACGCCAAGTACACTTTTAGCAACTTTAAGAACGATTGACAGTATGTGGACGAATCAAAAACAACAGGAAAATGCTTTTGAGATTGCCAGACAAGCGGGCGCATTATACGATAAATTTGAAGGTTTTGTGTCTGATTTAGTTCGTATTGGAAATAAAATTAAAGACACCAAAACAGAGTACGAAAGCGCCATGAATAAATTGGTTGATGGAAAAGGAAATCTGATATCGAGCGTAGAAAGATTAAAAAAAATGGGGGCAAAGGCTAAGAAATCGCTTCCTGAAAATATTATAGCAAGAGCTTTAAATTCAGATGAAAATGAATTATTGAATTAA
- a CDS encoding acyl-CoA thioesterase, producing MSTDFKPVSSSKVSISELMLPSHTNFSGKIHGGYILQLLDQIAFASASKFSGNYCVTASVDTVNFLKPIEVGELVTMKASVNYVGRSSMVVGIRVEAENIQTGVIKHCNSSYFTMVAKDKEGKSVQVPGLILSNLQEVRRFRKAIKHIEVRKEVEEHEKLASINSIEDLASLEKYNVLLEIS from the coding sequence ATGAGTACAGATTTTAAACCCGTTTCTTCATCAAAAGTTAGCATATCAGAATTAATGCTTCCGTCGCATACCAATTTTAGCGGTAAGATTCACGGAGGATATATTTTGCAATTATTAGATCAGATTGCTTTTGCTTCGGCATCTAAGTTTAGTGGCAATTATTGTGTGACGGCATCAGTAGATACGGTAAATTTTCTAAAACCAATTGAAGTTGGTGAATTAGTAACTATGAAAGCTTCTGTAAATTACGTTGGAAGAAGTTCTATGGTTGTCGGAATTCGTGTTGAAGCAGAAAACATTCAAACAGGTGTAATTAAGCATTGTAATTCGTCTTATTTTACAATGGTTGCCAAAGATAAAGAAGGGAAAAGTGTGCAAGTTCCCGGACTGATTTTGTCGAATTTGCAAGAAGTTCGCCGTTTTAGAAAAGCAATTAAACATATCGAAGTTCGAAAAGAAGTTGAAGAACACGAAAAATTGGCAAGTATTAATTCTATCGAAGATTTGGCAAGTTTAGAAAAGTATAATGTGCTATTAGAAATCAGTTAA
- a CDS encoding VOC family protein produces the protein MIKFGYTILYVEDVEESISFYENAFGFSRKFVSPDNDYGELITGETTLSFASKKLAESNLKDGFIESSLEDKPFAIEIGFIVENVPEVLQKATSFGAVIVSEPVEKPWGQVVAYVRDLNGFLIEICTEVKG, from the coding sequence ATGATAAAGTTTGGATATACAATTTTATACGTTGAAGATGTTGAAGAATCAATTTCATTTTATGAAAATGCTTTTGGTTTTTCAAGAAAATTTGTCTCGCCCGACAATGATTATGGTGAATTGATAACAGGCGAAACAACACTTTCATTTGCTTCTAAAAAATTAGCAGAAAGTAATTTAAAAGATGGTTTTATAGAAAGCAGTTTAGAAGACAAGCCTTTTGCGATAGAAATTGGATTTATAGTAGAAAATGTTCCAGAAGTTTTACAGAAAGCAACTTCTTTTGGAGCAGTAATTGTTTCAGAACCTGTAGAAAAACCTTGGGGGCAAGTTGTGGCTTATGTGAGAGATTTAAATGGTTTTTTAATTGAGATTTGTACAGAAGTAAAAGGTTAG
- a CDS encoding YceI family protein, whose amino-acid sequence MKTTTFLLLFFTAFSVLAQDKFFTNSGTVNFEASVPLFEEIKAVNRQVAILLEPKSSTFICTVAIKDFRFKLDLMQEHFNENYMESNRYPKAVFKGKIEKFDLKDINETERPYQIKGKLNLKGKSKEIIVNALIKRVPEGIQVISDFPISFSDFNIRIPASIAAKISKTANTALTGIVHSDEVRFAVLK is encoded by the coding sequence ATGAAAACAACTACCTTTTTACTTTTATTTTTTACCGCTTTTTCTGTCCTTGCCCAAGACAAATTTTTTACCAATTCTGGAACTGTAAATTTTGAAGCTTCTGTTCCGTTATTTGAAGAGATAAAAGCTGTAAACAGACAGGTTGCCATACTTTTGGAACCTAAATCCAGTACTTTTATTTGTACTGTTGCCATCAAAGATTTTCGTTTTAAGTTAGATTTAATGCAAGAGCATTTTAATGAAAATTATATGGAAAGTAATCGCTATCCTAAAGCGGTTTTTAAAGGCAAAATAGAAAAATTTGATTTGAAAGATATCAATGAAACGGAAAGGCCTTATCAAATTAAAGGGAAATTAAACTTAAAAGGAAAATCAAAAGAGATTATAGTAAATGCTTTAATTAAACGTGTTCCGGAAGGAATTCAGGTAATTTCAGATTTTCCAATTTCTTTTTCCGATTTTAATATTCGGATTCCAGCTTCTATAGCGGCTAAAATCTCTAAAACGGCCAATACCGCATTAACGGGAATTGTACATAGCGATGAGGTGCGTTTTGCGGTTTTAAAATAA
- a CDS encoding TIGR01777 family oxidoreductase, which produces MSQNVLLTGGSGFIGKHLTDVLIEAGFSVSVLSRSDKENTPRITYYKWDLKKNYIDENAVLNADYIIHLAGEGIVDKRWTNKRKKAILESRTKPVDLIFSVLEKNNKKLEAFVSASAVGIYGAFTSHKICKEETPPANDFLGTVCQKWESAADKIGSLNIRTVKIRTGIVLGKDEGFLKKMTPSFKSGFGAILGSGKQYLPWIHVEDLCHIYLKSLQDTKLEGPYNACITDNTTNSRLSKIIARLYGYSIWLPKVPPFVLKILLGEMSIVILTGQRVSSEKIQQTGFEFQDTDLEKTLINCLK; this is translated from the coding sequence ATGTCTCAAAACGTTCTATTAACTGGAGGAAGCGGCTTCATTGGAAAACATTTAACAGATGTTTTAATTGAAGCTGGATTTTCTGTATCGGTTTTGAGTCGTTCTGACAAAGAAAACACTCCAAGAATAACTTATTATAAATGGGATTTAAAAAAGAATTATATTGATGAAAATGCAGTTTTAAATGCCGATTATATTATTCATCTTGCTGGCGAAGGAATTGTAGATAAACGATGGACGAATAAAAGGAAGAAAGCAATTTTAGAAAGCCGCACAAAACCTGTCGATTTAATCTTTTCTGTTTTAGAAAAAAACAATAAAAAACTCGAAGCTTTTGTTTCTGCATCGGCGGTTGGAATTTACGGCGCTTTTACCAGCCATAAAATCTGCAAAGAAGAAACGCCTCCAGCAAATGATTTTTTAGGAACCGTTTGCCAGAAATGGGAAAGCGCAGCCGATAAAATTGGCTCTTTGAATATTCGAACAGTTAAAATAAGAACAGGAATTGTTTTAGGTAAAGATGAAGGTTTCTTAAAAAAAATGACTCCATCTTTTAAATCTGGTTTTGGTGCCATTTTAGGTTCAGGAAAACAATATCTGCCTTGGATTCATGTTGAAGATTTGTGTCATATTTATTTAAAAAGCCTCCAAGACACAAAGCTTGAAGGCCCTTATAATGCTTGTATTACAGACAATACGACAAATTCTAGACTTTCTAAAATCATTGCCAGACTTTATGGATATTCCATTTGGCTTCCTAAAGTTCCTCCTTTTGTTTTAAAAATTCTTTTGGGAGAAATGAGCATTGTAATTCTGACTGGACAAAGAGTTTCTTCAGAAAAAATTCAGCAAACTGGATTTGAATTTCAAGACACCGATTTAGAAAAGACTTTAATAAATTGTTTGAAATAG
- a CDS encoding TetR family transcriptional regulator C-terminal domain-containing protein yields MTTKKKVITKDDIVSKYMEEVLEKGQKPKSVYHFAKENDFTEAEFYSFFGTLEGLEKEIFRLFFENTVNLLHKNEEYQGYDMKNKMLSFYFTFFEILTANRSYVLQTLKIDKNPLKNLVQLTTLRNSFKEYVAEILTDDYRLEQERFQKFQEKAIQESSWLQLMLTIKFWMEDESAAFEKTDIFIEKSVNASFELMNVAPMNHLIDFGKFLFKEKIHSR; encoded by the coding sequence ATGACGACTAAAAAAAAGGTAATTACCAAAGATGATATCGTTTCAAAATATATGGAAGAGGTTTTAGAAAAAGGTCAAAAACCAAAATCGGTTTATCATTTTGCTAAAGAAAATGATTTTACGGAAGCTGAGTTTTATTCTTTTTTTGGAACATTAGAAGGTTTAGAAAAAGAAATATTCCGACTGTTTTTTGAAAACACAGTTAATCTTCTTCACAAAAATGAAGAATATCAGGGATATGATATGAAAAATAAAATGCTGAGTTTTTATTTTACTTTCTTCGAAATTCTTACTGCCAATAGAAGTTATGTTTTACAAACACTTAAAATTGATAAAAATCCGCTTAAAAACTTGGTGCAGTTAACTACGCTTAGAAACAGTTTTAAAGAATATGTTGCTGAAATTTTAACTGACGATTACAGATTAGAACAAGAAAGATTTCAGAAATTTCAGGAAAAAGCTATTCAAGAATCTTCTTGGTTGCAGTTAATGCTTACGATTAAATTCTGGATGGAAGACGAATCTGCAGCTTTTGAGAAAACAGACATTTTCATCGAAAAATCGGTTAACGCTTCATTTGAATTGATGAATGTAGCGCCAATGAATCATTTAATAGATTTTGGAAAATTTCTATTTAAAGAAAAAATACACAGCAGATAA
- a CDS encoding AarF/UbiB family protein — MKTIDYIPTSKIERAGKLVQTGAKIGVNYVKHYAEKMVNPDLSRDKLNENNAEDIYDGLKSLKGSALKVAQMLSMDKNFLPQAYVEKFSLSQFSVPPLSAPLVLKTFKTNFGKTPYEIFDEFNPNSVNAASIGQVHLAKKNDRKLAVKIQYPGVANSISSDLALVKPIAIRMFNLQGKDSDKYFKEVEDKLIEETNYLLELKQSQEVVDACNKIENITFPNYYPEFSSEKIITMDWMTGIHLSEFTAKNTDQEVGDKLGQALWDFYMYQIHVLRKVHADPHPGNFLVDDQNQLIALDFGCMKQIPEEFYTPYFELINKNVITDAKLFNDKLFELEILHPDDTPAEIEYFTEMFHELLSLFTRPFQNKTFDFADEEFFNAIAELGKRFSADTNLKKMNGNRGSKHFIYMNRTFFGLYNLMFDLKAKIVVDAYLKY, encoded by the coding sequence ATGAAAACAATCGATTATATTCCGACCTCAAAAATAGAAAGAGCTGGGAAATTGGTTCAAACAGGTGCTAAAATTGGAGTAAACTATGTAAAGCATTACGCTGAAAAAATGGTTAATCCAGATTTGAGCCGTGATAAACTGAACGAAAATAACGCAGAAGATATTTACGACGGTCTAAAAAGCTTAAAAGGAAGCGCATTAAAAGTAGCGCAAATGCTGAGTATGGACAAGAATTTTCTTCCGCAGGCTTATGTGGAGAAATTTTCGCTTTCGCAGTTTTCTGTCCCGCCGCTTTCTGCACCTTTGGTTTTAAAAACTTTCAAAACTAATTTTGGTAAAACGCCTTATGAAATTTTTGATGAGTTTAATCCGAATTCGGTAAATGCGGCAAGTATTGGTCAGGTTCATTTGGCTAAGAAAAATGACAGAAAACTGGCTGTTAAAATTCAATATCCTGGTGTTGCCAACAGTATTTCTTCAGATTTGGCTTTGGTAAAACCAATTGCGATCAGAATGTTTAATCTACAAGGAAAAGATTCTGATAAATATTTTAAAGAAGTTGAAGATAAACTGATTGAAGAAACTAACTATTTGTTAGAATTAAAACAAAGTCAAGAAGTTGTTGACGCTTGCAATAAAATTGAAAATATAACTTTTCCGAATTACTATCCTGAATTTTCATCAGAGAAAATCATTACAATGGATTGGATGACGGGAATTCATCTCTCTGAATTTACTGCAAAAAATACAGATCAAGAAGTTGGCGACAAGTTAGGTCAGGCGCTTTGGGATTTTTATATGTATCAAATTCATGTTTTGCGAAAAGTACACGCTGATCCGCATCCTGGAAATTTTTTGGTTGATGATCAAAATCAATTAATTGCTTTAGATTTTGGTTGTATGAAACAAATTCCTGAAGAATTTTATACGCCTTATTTTGAATTAATTAATAAAAATGTAATTACCGACGCAAAACTTTTTAATGATAAATTATTCGAATTAGAAATTCTTCATCCAGACGATACGCCAGCAGAAATTGAATATTTTACCGAAATGTTTCATGAATTATTGTCGCTTTTTACGAGACCTTTCCAAAATAAAACTTTTGATTTTGCCGACGAAGAATTCTTTAACGCAATTGCAGAATTAGGAAAACGTTTCTCAGCAGATACAAACTTGAAAAAAATGAACGGAAACCGTGGTTCTAAGCATTTTATTTACATGAACCGTACTTTCTTCGGTTTGTACAATTTAATGTTCGATTTGAAGGCTAAAATTGTGGTTGATGCTTATTTGAAGTATTAA
- a CDS encoding deoxyribodipyrimidine photo-lyase, with protein sequence MTKQKVSFFWFRRDLRLEDNTGLFHALQSDFPVIPLFIFDEDILEHLPKNDARVTFIYDSLEKISSELKKFDSSILIKKGKTKDVWKSLIDEFEIQNVFFNKDYEPFAIKRDETISALLKENNIESFSFKDHVIFEEKEITKADGLPYTVYTPYKNKWLEKYRFLGSIPENDSTSFQTNFAKNNFKFPDLSEIGFDRSLIKVQPHNLTQIANYKETRDFPALDSTSYLSPHLRFGTVSIRKLVNWANRKNQTFLSELIWREFFIQILFSFPNCVNHNFKSNYDGIQWRNNEEDFKRWCSGTTGYPMVDAGMRQLNETGYMHNRVRMVVASFLCKHLLINWQWGEAYFAEKLLDFELASNVGNWQWAAGTGCDAAPYFRVFNPEIQQKKFDEKGEYIRKWIPEFDFGYNEPMVDHPYARDRAIATYKKGILK encoded by the coding sequence ATGACAAAACAAAAAGTTTCCTTTTTCTGGTTTAGACGCGATTTGCGTTTAGAAGACAATACAGGATTATTTCATGCGCTACAATCAGATTTTCCAGTAATTCCATTATTTATTTTTGATGAAGATATTTTGGAACATCTTCCTAAAAATGATGCAAGAGTAACTTTTATTTATGATTCGTTAGAAAAAATAAGTTCAGAATTAAAGAAATTTGATTCTTCTATCTTAATTAAAAAAGGAAAAACAAAAGACGTTTGGAAATCTCTAATTGACGAATTTGAAATTCAAAACGTATTCTTTAATAAAGATTACGAACCTTTTGCCATAAAACGCGATGAGACAATTTCAGCTTTATTAAAAGAAAACAACATCGAATCTTTTTCATTTAAAGATCATGTAATCTTCGAAGAAAAAGAAATTACAAAAGCAGACGGACTTCCATACACGGTTTATACGCCTTATAAAAATAAATGGTTAGAAAAATATCGTTTTTTAGGTTCGATTCCAGAAAATGATTCGACCTCATTTCAAACAAATTTTGCAAAAAATAATTTCAAATTTCCTGATTTATCTGAAATCGGTTTTGATAGAAGTTTGATTAAAGTTCAGCCACATAATTTAACGCAAATTGCCAATTATAAAGAAACAAGAGATTTTCCTGCTTTAGACAGCACGTCTTATCTTTCGCCACATTTGCGTTTTGGAACAGTCAGCATTCGAAAATTAGTGAATTGGGCAAACAGAAAAAATCAGACTTTTTTAAGCGAATTGATTTGGAGGGAATTCTTTATTCAAATATTATTCAGTTTTCCGAATTGTGTTAATCATAATTTCAAATCAAATTATGACGGAATTCAATGGCGAAATAACGAGGAAGATTTTAAACGCTGGTGTTCAGGAACAACTGGATATCCAATGGTTGATGCTGGAATGCGTCAACTAAATGAAACGGGTTATATGCACAATCGCGTTCGTATGGTCGTTGCAAGTTTTTTATGCAAACATTTACTAATTAACTGGCAATGGGGCGAAGCGTATTTTGCCGAAAAATTGTTAGATTTTGAATTAGCTTCTAATGTCGGAAACTGGCAATGGGCGGCAGGAACTGGTTGCGATGCTGCGCCTTATTTTAGAGTTTTTAATCCAGAAATTCAGCAAAAGAAATTTGACGAAAAAGGAGAATACATCCGAAAATGGATTCCTGAATTTGATTTTGGTTATAATGAACCAATGGTAGATCATCCTTATGCAAGAGATCGTGCAATTGCGACTTATAAAAAGGGGATTTTGAAATAA
- a CDS encoding SRPBCC family protein, with translation MELYKIVTIQHINASVEDCWDFFSSPKNLQTITLDNMNFEIQDYDDKRMYQGQIITYTLKPLFGIKISWVTEITACQENEYFVDIQQFGPYKLWHHKHFFERTEDGGTKMTDIVHYALPFGFLGRIMNRLVVKNKLKSIFDYRYNKIEELFNSKK, from the coding sequence ATGGAATTATATAAAATAGTAACCATACAACATATTAATGCAAGTGTAGAAGACTGTTGGGACTTTTTCTCTAGTCCAAAAAATCTGCAAACCATCACACTTGATAATATGAATTTCGAAATTCAGGATTACGACGATAAACGCATGTATCAAGGGCAGATTATTACGTATACTTTAAAACCCCTTTTCGGCATAAAAATTTCTTGGGTTACCGAAATTACAGCTTGTCAAGAAAACGAGTATTTTGTAGACATTCAGCAATTTGGACCTTATAAATTATGGCATCACAAACACTTTTTTGAACGCACTGAAGATGGCGGAACCAAAATGACAGATATTGTTCATTACGCACTTCCATTCGGATTTCTTGGAAGAATTATGAATAGATTAGTTGTTAAAAACAAACTCAAAAGCATTTTCGATTATCGATACAACAAAATCGAAGAGTTGTTTAATTCAAAAAAATAA
- a CDS encoding sterol desaturase family protein: MISFLIFLGVFLFMECVTWLTHKYVMHGFMWYFHADHHQPKYENTFERNDIFFVIFATPSIILFYFGVQGGFNYLFFIACGITLYGICYFLIHDVLIHQRFKWFKNTKNKYLIGLRKAHKIHHKHLQKEKGECFGMLFVPFKYYKM, encoded by the coding sequence ATGATTTCTTTTTTAATCTTTTTAGGCGTTTTTCTTTTTATGGAATGTGTTACTTGGCTGACGCACAAATATGTCATGCACGGATTTATGTGGTATTTTCACGCCGATCATCATCAGCCGAAATACGAAAATACTTTTGAACGAAACGATATTTTCTTTGTCATTTTTGCCACTCCGAGTATTATCTTATTTTATTTTGGCGTTCAAGGCGGATTTAATTATTTGTTTTTTATAGCCTGCGGAATTACACTTTACGGCATTTGTTATTTCTTAATTCACGACGTATTGATTCATCAGCGTTTTAAATGGTTTAAAAACACCAAAAATAAATACCTCATCGGACTTAGAAAAGCGCATAAAATCCACCATAAACATTTACAGAAAGAAAAAGGAGAATGTTTTGGAATGTTGTTCGTGCCTTTTAAATATTATAAGATGTAA